From the Mangifera indica cultivar Alphonso chromosome 10, CATAS_Mindica_2.1, whole genome shotgun sequence genome, one window contains:
- the LOC123227513 gene encoding putative disease resistance protein RGA1: MAETIVSIVTGELLSKVMSLTSNEVSLRWGVKNDVQELAGTLTTIKAVLLDAEEKQTQNEKLRVWLEKLKEVCYDVEDVLDETEVKDLCKQVMNGQSISRKVHHFFSSSNPIVFRFRLGHKIKEINKRLAKIAAEKDNFNLTEKVYSNNILGWERETHSFVLASDVIGRDKDKGEVMKILLCPSDGHENVFVISIIGIGGLGKTTLAKLVYNDEKVSDYFKLKMWICVSDEFSLKTLLIDIINSAIGQKYNHMSMDQLQTILRDIIRDKKYLLVLDDVWNENYELWCDLRNLLMERVSGSKIIVTTRSDRVAWIMGSVSTYKLKGLSLNQCLLVFVKYAFKEGQEKQHPNLIEIGKEIVKKCKSVPLEVRALGSLLYSLTFEQDWINVRDTEIWKLDQKDNSILHALRISYNHLSPPLKQCFVFCSIFPKDFTFYNINLIKFWMANGLLKATMKMKIWKLLACNI, translated from the coding sequence atggcaGAAACAATTGTCTCTATTGTTACTGGAGAACTCTTGAGTAAGGTGATGTCCCTTACTTCCAATGAAGTCTCCTTGAGATGGGGTGTCAAGAATGATGTACAAGAGCTTGCTGGCACCTTAACCACCATCAAAGCTGTTCTCTTAGATGCCGAGGAGAAACAAACCCAAAATGAGAAGCTGAGAGTTTGGTTGGAAAAGCTTAAGGAGGTTTGCTATGATGTTGAAGATGTTTTGGATGAAACTGAGGTGAAAGATTTGTGTAAGCAAGTGATGAATGGTCAAAGCATTTCAAGAAAGGTACACcactttttttcatcttcaaatccAATCGTTTTCCGTTTTAGGTTGGGCCataaaattaaggaaattaaCAAAAGGTTGGCAAAAATAGCTGCTGAAAAGGATAATTTTAATCTCACTGAGAAAgtttatagtaataatattttaggttGGGAGAGAGAAACCCACTCTTTTGTGCTTGCTTCAGATGTTATTGGTAGAGATAAAGACAAAGGGGaggttatgaaaattttattgtgTCCAAGTGATGGTcatgaaaatgtttttgttatttctaTTATTGGAATTGGAGGTTTAGGAAAAACCACACTCGCTAAATTGGTGTATAATGATGAAAAAGTAAGTGattattttaagttgaaaatgtGGATTTGTGTGTCAGATGAATTTTCTCTAAAAACACTTTTGATTGACATTATCAATTCTGCAATTGGGCAAAAATATAACCACATGAGTATGGACCAACTGCAAACAATCCTACGTGAtattataagagataaaaaatatttgttagtcttggatgatgtttggaatgaaaactaTGAGTTGTGGTGtgatttaagaaatttactAATGGAGCGTGTTAGTGGAAGTAAAATCATAGTAACTACACGTAGTGATCGTGTTGCCTGGATTATGGGATCTGTATCTACATACAAGTTAAAAGGTCTTTCTCTTAATCAATGTTTGTTAGTGTTtgttaaatatgcatttaaagAAGGTCAAGAAAAGCAACATCCCAACCTTATAGAGattggaaaagaaattgtaaaaaaatgtaaaagtgtTCCATTGGAAGTAAGAGCCTTGGGAAGTCTTCTTTATTCCTTAACTTTTGAACAAGATTGGATAAATGTGAGGGATACTGAGATATGGAAGCTAGATCAAAAGGATAATAGTATTTTACATGCTCTAAGAATAAGTTATAATCATTTGTCGCCTCCTTTGAaacaatgttttgtcttttGCTCTATATTTCCAAAAGACTTCACATTTTATAACATTAACTTGATTAAGTTTTGGATGGCCAACGGGCTTCTCAAAGCcacaatgaaaatgaagatttggAAACTATTGGCatgcaatatataa
- the LOC123227497 gene encoding putative disease resistance protein RGA1 isoform X1, with amino-acid sequence MAETIVSVIAEKLLSKLISFTSNQVSLAWGVKNDVQELVDTLNIIKAVLLDAEEKQIHNQNLRVWLGKLKEVCYDVEDILDDVEVEDLRKQVVNHQSITRKVRHFFSSSNPVAFHFILGHKIKEIKKRLAKIIADKNNFTLFEKIGSNHVISWERETHSFVHGSDVIGRDKDKEMIIDFLLRPSDGHENLSVIPIVGIGGLGKTTLARFVYNDKRVSDHFELKMWVCVSDEFFLKKLLIDIINSAIEEKYIQKNIDQLQTILRDNIRDKKYLLVLDDVWNENFELWCDLRNLLTECVSGSKIIVTTRSDRVASIMGTTSTYKLEGLALGQCWSVFVKYAFKEGQEKQHPNLIKIGKEIVTKCRGVPLAVRALGSLLYSSTYEQDWINVRDNEIWKLDQKDNNILHALKISYNHLSPPLKQCFVYCSIFPKDFQFYSHDLINFWMAHGLLQAHNENEDLANIGMQYIKELMWRSFFQDIKDLRNGVYSFKIHDLMHDVATSLFQNESLIVKGSNQIIAKTSYRHLLFPHFDASQVEAPSFLANLGNLRSIMFSTYVGENITISQSFLELIVSRFQFLRILYLSNLGIEVVPKRIDNLKHLRYLDLSCNQKIKKLSRSIYKLQSLQFLSLYNCEKLKELSGDVKYLTSLRVLILTTTQKHLPNNGIGCLNSLRFLIIYNCSKLEYLCEDIGRLRVIRRLCISKCPSLISLPRGVRSLSSLEDLRLIDCERLNLDLSIGSDEQHNHEELNSTGPPLRFLLINNLPQLVQLPQRLLRCSTNTLQTLLISNCSKLKALPESMQKLQALGVWNCPELSSLPKDINHLIALRELIIEDCPKLTETCKPEAAEDWPKIVHIPKIKLDGEIIKSTEN; translated from the coding sequence atggCAGAAACAATTGTCTCTGTTATTGCTGAGAAACTTTTGAGCAAGTTGATATCCTTTACTTCCAATCAAGTCTCCTTGGCATGGGGTGTCAAGAATGATGTACAAGAGCTTGTTGacactttaaatattatcaaagctGTTCTCTTAGATGCTGAGGAGAAACAAATTCACAATCAGAACTTGAGAGTTTGGTTGGGAAAGCTGAAAGAGGTTTGCTATGATGTAGAAGATATTTTAGATGATGTTGAGGTGGAAGATCTACGTAAGCAAGTGGTGAATCATCAGAGCATTACAAGAAAGGTGCGCcactttttttcatcttcaaatccAGTTGCTTTCCATTTTATATTGGGGCATAAAATTAAGGAGATTAAAAAGAGGTTAGCAAAAATAATAGCTGATAagaataattttactctttttgaGAAAATCGGTAGCAATCATGTTATTAGTTGGGAGAGGGAAACACACTCTTTTGTGCATGGTTCAGATGTTATTggtagagataaagataaagagatgaTTATTGACTTCTTATTGCGTCCAAGTGATGGTCATGAAAATCTTTCAGTCATTCCTATTGTTGGGATAGGAGGTCTGGGAAAAACCACACTTGCAAGATTTGTGTATAATGATAAAAGGGTGAGTGATCATTTTGAGTTGAAAATGTGGGTTTGTGTGTCGGAtgaattttttctaaaaaagcTTTTGATTGACATCATCAATTCTGCAATTGAGGAAAAATATATTCAGAAGAATATAGACCAATTGCAAACAATCCTACGtgataatataagagataaaaaatatttgttagtcttggatgatgtttggaatgaaaactttGAGTTGTGGTGtgatttaagaaatttactAACGGAGTGTGTTAGTGGAAGTAAAATCATAGTAACTACACGTAGTGATCGTGTTGCCTCTATTATGGGTACTACATCTACATACAAGTTAGAAGGTCTTGCTCTTGGTCAATGTTGGTCGGTGTTtgttaaatatgcatttaaagAAGGTCAAGAAAAACAACATCCCAACCTTATAAAGattggaaaagaaattgtaacaAAATGTAGAGGTGTTCCATTAGCAGTTAGAGCCTTAGGAAGTCTTCTTTATTCCTCAACTTATGAACAAGATTGGATAAATGTGAGGGATAATGAGATATGGAAGTTAGATCAAAAGGATAATAACATTTTACATGCtctaaaaataagttataatcaTTTGTCACCTCCTTTGAAACAATGTTTTGTCTATTGTTCTATATTTCCAAAAGACTTCCAATTTTATAGCCATGATTTGATTAACTTTTGGATGGCCCATGGACTTCTCCAAGCCcacaatgaaaatgaagatttggCAAATATTGGGatgcaatatataaaagaattaatgtgGAGATCTTTCTTTCAAGATATTAAAGATTTACGAAATGGTGTCTATTCATTTAAAATACATGATCTGATGCATGATGTTGCCACATCATTGTTCCAAAACGAGAGCTTAATAGTGAAAGGGAGTAACCAAATTATTGCCAAAACTTCTTATCGACATTTATTATTTCCTCATTTTGATGCAAGTCAAGTAGAGGCTCCAAGCTTTTTAGCTAACCTGGGTAATTTAAGAAGTATTATGTTTTCTACATATGTTGGGGAAAATATCACTATTAGCCAatcatttttagaattaattgtCTCAAGATTTCAGTTTTTACGGATATTATATTTATCCAATTTAGGTATTGAAGTAGTGCCTAAAAGAATTGATAATCTGAAGCATTTGAGATATTTGGATCTATCATGTaaccagaaaataaaaaaactctcaaGGTCTATTTATAAACTACAAAGTTTGCAATTtttatcactatataattgtgAGAAACTAAAAGAGTTAAGTGGAGATGTTAAATACTTAACAAGTCTCAGAGTGTTAATCTTAACCACAACGCAAAAGCATCTACCAAATAATGGAATTGGCTGCTTGAATTCTCTtcgatttttaattatttacaattgCAGCAAATTAGAATATTTGTGTGAAGATATTGGTCGCTTGAGAGTCATTCGAAGACTATGCATTTCTAAATGTCCAAGTCTTATCTCATTACCACGTGGTGTAAGAAGCCTAAGCTCATTAGAAGATCTTCGTTTGATAGATTGTGAAAGGCTTAATCTAGATTTGAGCATAGGATCAGATGAGCAACACAATCATGAAGAACTCAATAGCACAGGCCCTCCCCTTCGATTCcttctaattaataatttaccaCAATTGGTGCAATTGCCGCAACGGCTTCTTCGGTGTTCGACAAACACTCTGCAAACCTTGCTTATTAGTAATTGTTCCAAGTTGAAGGCACTACCAGAGTCAATGCAAAAACTTCAAGCTCTTGGGGTTTGGAATTGTCctgaattgtcatctctacccAAGGATATCAATCATCTCATCGCTTTGAGAGAACTAATAATTGAAGACTGTCCTAAATTGACGGAAACATGCAAACCAGAAGCAGCTGAAGATTGGCCCAAGATTGTTCATATCCCGAAGATTAAACTTGACGGAGAAATTATCAAGTCAACCGAAAATTAG